A window of Fretibacterium sp. OH1220_COT-178 contains these coding sequences:
- the cbiB gene encoding adenosylcobinamide-phosphate synthase CbiB produces the protein MNFVCVLGAALLLDVLLGDPKGLPHPVVGIGRCVRFWEKYLYPKPGQGGGRRRGALFCAAVLVTVLAIAGLSMSVASLFPGGPLVVEVYLLYAALAWRSLKDETLPIATALFGGDLEAARSALSRVVGRDTDRLDMPGVVRAAVETIAENAVDGVLSVLFFVALGYFLGGRAGAVSCAWGFKAASTLDSMVGYENARYKDFGWASARLDDVLNFLPARMGGIVTVLAGGCLGYPLFRGARIFMRDRKNHRSPNSAHGESAFAGLLGLRLGGGAFYGNVFAEKPWIGDPLREPVPEDILRSHVLLDASVALFILLTGAAMVALDA, from the coding sequence ATGAACTTCGTTTGTGTCCTGGGCGCGGCTCTGTTGTTGGACGTTCTTTTGGGGGACCCCAAAGGGTTGCCTCACCCCGTCGTCGGGATCGGCCGTTGTGTCCGATTTTGGGAAAAGTACCTCTATCCCAAGCCCGGGCAGGGGGGAGGCCGTCGGCGTGGAGCCCTGTTTTGTGCCGCGGTGCTGGTGACGGTGCTCGCGATCGCCGGACTGTCCATGTCGGTCGCCTCCCTGTTCCCGGGGGGGCCCCTCGTGGTGGAAGTCTACCTGCTTTATGCGGCTCTCGCCTGGCGTTCCCTGAAGGACGAGACCCTGCCGATCGCAACCGCGCTCTTCGGAGGGGACCTCGAAGCGGCCCGTTCGGCGCTGTCCCGCGTCGTCGGACGCGACACCGATCGGCTCGACATGCCCGGAGTGGTGCGTGCGGCCGTGGAGACCATTGCGGAGAACGCTGTGGATGGAGTCCTGTCCGTGTTGTTTTTTGTGGCCCTTGGCTACTTCCTCGGCGGCAGGGCAGGGGCCGTGTCCTGTGCCTGGGGGTTCAAGGCGGCCAGCACCCTGGACTCCATGGTGGGCTACGAAAACGCACGCTACAAGGATTTCGGATGGGCGAGCGCAAGGCTGGACGATGTCCTCAATTTCCTCCCGGCCCGTATGGGCGGCATCGTCACCGTACTTGCAGGCGGCTGTTTGGGCTACCCCCTTTTTCGGGGGGCGCGCATCTTTATGCGCGACAGGAAAAACCATAGAAGTCCCAACAGCGCGCACGGCGAAAGCGCTTTTGCCGGTTTGCTGGGACTCCGTCTGGGCGGCGGTGCCTTCTATGGCAACGTCTTTGCAGAAAAGCCCTGGATTGGAGATCCCCTTCGGGAACCCGTGCCGGAGGACATCCTTCGCTCCCACGTCCTGCTGGATGCGTCGGTCGCCCTGTTCATCCTGCTGACCGGTGCGGCCATGGTCGCCCTTGATGCTTGA